In one Dreissena polymorpha isolate Duluth1 chromosome 7, UMN_Dpol_1.0, whole genome shotgun sequence genomic region, the following are encoded:
- the LOC127837675 gene encoding interferon-induced protein 44-like encodes MAGQLGDSDKTQLEQWIGQGPRHFTLLYSATRDGCTNLKFHEKCDYQGPTVTVVYNEHGSVFGGYTSASWASYGGHTRDDKAFLFQLKFYDEDTFRKFPVSNSTYSIYSHSSYGPYFGGNSGHDMHLFSGAIISSGGFFQLNGGFSFGTNYTMTGVSDWDDIHDGSLKVKELEVYSVAVKHVEPVTSEPTLQQWRKMPEWNSKLARELVQEVKSIKPSPGLHLQDYRILLIGPVGSGKSSFCNTVNSVFRGRMTQRAISGGGSHSITTSYQPYLINPKGDTTLHMRLCDTRGLEPNLGIDTMEFNYLLSGHIPEKYEFNAEKAISIDDPLFVMKPTIKDKPHCVVFVLDATTVQKLDSQILEKIKSFRKVATRKQIPQAVLLTKIDLQDKALGQKLEKVFSSSVIEKTVQEVSSMLGFPKNHVFPVKNYEDEMMLDDGVNILALMALQQILYFSEDYIENERFEWFESPDKEERVNVEAGSESA; translated from the exons ATGGCAGGCCAGCTCGGAGATTCAGACAAGACACAACTAGAACAGTGGATTGGTCAAGGACCAAGGCATTTTACCCTTCTGTACAGTGCGACCAGGGATGGCTGTACAAATCTCAAGTTCCACGAGAAATGCGACTACCAGGGCCCCACAGTCACCGTGGTGTACAATGAGCATGGATCCGTGTTCGGTGGCTATACGTCCGCAAGCTGGGCAAGTTACGGTGGGCATACACGAGATGACAAGGCCTTCTTGTTCCAACTGAAGTTCTACGATGAAGATACATTTCGAAAATTTCCCGTTTCAAATTCCACATACAGCATTTATTCACATTCAAGTTATGGACCCTATTTTGGTGGGAATAGTGGGCATGATATGCACCTTTTCTCCGGTGCTATCATTAGCAGCGGCGGGTTTTTTCAGCTGAACGGCGGTTTTTCCTTTGGTACCAACTACACTATGACTGGGGTATCAGACTGGGACGATATACACGACGGGAGTCTGAAAGTTAAAGAACTTGAAGTATACAGTGTAGCAG TAAAGCACGTTGAACCGGTAACTTCTGAGCCAACGTTACAACAATGGAGGAAAATGCCAGAATGGAATAGCAAG CTAGCTCGGGAACTGGTACAAGAAGTGAAATCCATAAAACCGAGTCCGGGACTCCATTTACAAGACTATCGCATCTTGCTGATTGGTCCAGTCGGCTCCGGAAAATCCAGTTTCTGTAACACGGTCAATTCAGTTTTCAGAGGACGAATGACACAAAGAGCAATCAGTGGGGGTGGATCGCATAGTATCACAACTTCG TATCAACCATACTTAATAAACCCCAAAGGTGACACAACGCTACACATGCGGCTGTGTGATACGCGAGGACTAGAACCAAACTTAGGGATTGACACAATGGAGTTTAATTATCTTCTAAGTGGGCATATTCCGGAAAAATACGAG TTCAATGCTGAGAAAGCCATTTCAATTGACGACCCATTGTTTGTGATGAAGCCAACTATTAAAGACAAGCCACACTGTGTGGTGTTTGTTTTGGATGCCACTACAGTTCAAAAGTTAGATTCGCAAATCCTGGAGAAAATAAAGAGCTTTCGAAAAGTTGCGACGCGGAAAC AAATCCCTCAGGCAGTTCTTTTGACAAAGATTGACCTTCAAGACAAGGCTCTAGGACAGAAGCTAGAAAAAGTTTTTTCAAGCTCTGTAATCGAGAAAACGGTTCAGGAAGTGTCCAGCATGCTCGGCTTTCCAAAAAACCACGTGTTTCCGGTCAAGAACTACGAAGATGAGATGATGTTGGATGATGGAGTGAATATACTAGCACTCATGGCGTTGCAGCAGATCCTTTACTTCTCTGAGGATTACATTGAAAATGAGCGGTTTGAGTGGTTTGAAAGCCCTGACAAAGAGGAGAGGGTGAACGTCGAAGCGGGATCGGAATCTGCATAA